ATCTGCACGAAGTCGCCAAGGCGCGTGGTATCCCCGTCGCGATCGACGTGCGCACCTTCGGCCAGCCGCTGTTCTTCAGTCTGCTCGACGGCGCGACGCCGGACAATGTCGATTGGGTGCGCCGCAAGAGCAACACGGTCGCGCATTTCCGCCGCAGCTCGTACGCGATCGGCCTGAAGATGCAGCAGGCCGGCGGCACGCTCGCCGACAAGCACGCCTTGCCCGCCACGGAATATGCGTCGCATGGCGGCGCGTTTCCGCTGACGGTGGCGCACGCGGGCGTGATCGGTTCGATCACGGTGTCGGGTCTGCCGCAGCGCGCCGATCACGAACTGGTGGTGGAAGCGCTGTGCGCGCATCTCGGTCACGACTACAGCAAGCTCGCGCTTGCAAAGGCCTGAGCCGATGCGGCTGCCTCCTTATGCCTTGCTCGGCATCGCCATCGTGGCCGAAGTGATCGCGACCTCAGCGAT
The nucleotide sequence above comes from Paraburkholderia aromaticivorans. Encoded proteins:
- a CDS encoding heme-degrading domain-containing protein, which encodes MDIAHDLQVIAAQEHALVFPQFDADRAWQVGAYLHEVAKARGIPVAIDVRTFGQPLFFSLLDGATPDNVDWVRRKSNTVAHFRRSSYAIGLKMQQAGGTLADKHALPATEYASHGGAFPLTVAHAGVIGSITVSGLPQRADHELVVEALCAHLGHDYSKLALAKA